In one window of Sinorhizobium chiapasense DNA:
- a CDS encoding capsular polysaccharide export protein, LipB/KpsS family: MHKAFSQVKVLAKGLYKSLKNHSAKRFYRTRQFAYSYHIISHDKISCESEGLKKTTLVGENWRASRADGVQPIMLMMGFNSWKLGFVSAYLLDYRTAFLPRKMPALMAARVLWKCRELSQDLMIWGYNEAHPLITRLAKKWGYTIHRMEDGFVRSVELGANHSTPYSLVTDKKGLYFNPLEPSELEDILNTDLRLQDQQFLATAEKHLNFIIHNSITKYNGQRGAGEEFAPVRQRPAVLVIGQVPGDASLKFGNPDRWTIHTLISLARNENPGCEVIYRPHPDVYNKPARYKENHEAIAKLATIVPPSVGLLDLMASMRRVYTISSLVGMEAVMRNIPVTTVGLPFYAGWGVTDDRCSIQMGKATFSRRTAKLSALQLFAGAYLLYAKYLASQDSDEGLTAACMKIIGERQLKRPPVKLPVAQAKRKELLENIARSDDWAMAFSQAVLARLDARDLTVFVRSLDLSKIFVDQSAHTFQVAFICRIVGLLSSWSDIEEFLGRARLAASGDVFSSILDLPWGKENAERLVRSETSRKETGTATQRWVGRLAAETQNEVGKVSEEQANSTLSSVQSSFRTRQLNEVLSGCFELLLSNRHTEEAMQLLIEASSFKLEFSSAAMLAEFDFRTGDLKYRSRNLARMITALRYVYPFNAEKFLWAVTARAVVSPESIWETMEIAERMKAECDVDSFENIFLAMMLLDNDITLGKAKGWISLERPEKALPILIDLHTARGETVPLLVALSQAYSYSGDFLKAREICLQGLSRYGHVNLFKEAMRVAITSGDIAWGEDLLESAKDRGVAVGEISRRKIFYGARRIQEALHCAREISLHKEINTYYPDHYIDPDMADGDFRSEDVFFLNVFGPGDEIRYAQIYADIAEDPDFGRYSIACDPRLEQILQRSFPGVHFVPVNRVAQRSAVREISRYSRLPSFELCEILDNNGHSHLLNSDRALLIVDLLAKYRRSYADFRGDSFLRVDRTKSEKFRCRLPQDRLLVGISWRSSISKFSRNLHYLRVEELASVFGIDGVQFVNLQYDECREELAWIEARFPGKIVDFADLDQFNDFDSVASLMSELDLVIAPATTVAELAGACGVKTWLLSNTVELDGRKVDEDSLVDVWHSNMTHVEGAIRGDKMSLVASLHDALVDFVKTHRTARIGEMR; encoded by the coding sequence GTGCATAAGGCCTTTTCACAAGTCAAAGTCCTTGCCAAGGGCCTGTACAAATCACTGAAAAATCATTCCGCGAAGCGATTTTATAGAACGAGGCAGTTCGCCTACTCTTATCATATTATTTCGCATGACAAAATTTCCTGCGAAAGCGAAGGGCTAAAAAAGACAACGTTGGTTGGTGAAAACTGGCGTGCGAGTCGAGCAGATGGTGTTCAGCCAATCATGCTGATGATGGGCTTTAATTCGTGGAAATTGGGTTTTGTAAGCGCGTACCTACTCGACTATCGCACCGCTTTCCTGCCGAGGAAAATGCCTGCCCTCATGGCCGCGAGAGTTCTATGGAAATGTCGGGAACTATCGCAAGACCTGATGATCTGGGGCTACAACGAAGCACATCCGCTAATAACCCGCCTGGCGAAAAAATGGGGATATACGATTCATAGAATGGAGGATGGATTTGTGCGCTCTGTCGAGCTTGGCGCTAACCACTCCACGCCTTATTCGCTTGTAACGGACAAGAAGGGACTTTATTTTAACCCGCTTGAGCCATCCGAACTTGAAGATATCCTAAATACGGATTTGCGTCTCCAAGACCAACAATTCCTCGCGACGGCTGAAAAGCACCTGAATTTCATCATTCACAACAGCATTACAAAATATAATGGCCAGCGAGGGGCGGGTGAGGAGTTCGCACCGGTCCGGCAGAGGCCCGCAGTTCTCGTGATCGGTCAGGTTCCAGGCGATGCGTCGCTGAAGTTTGGTAATCCGGACCGCTGGACAATTCACACTCTGATCTCGCTTGCTCGCAACGAGAACCCGGGATGCGAGGTGATTTACCGTCCCCATCCTGACGTCTATAACAAGCCTGCCCGCTATAAGGAAAATCACGAAGCGATCGCAAAGCTTGCAACGATCGTGCCGCCGTCCGTCGGGCTTCTTGATCTTATGGCCTCGATGAGGCGTGTGTATACCATTTCGTCTCTCGTCGGGATGGAGGCGGTCATGCGGAATATACCCGTTACGACAGTCGGGCTGCCATTCTATGCAGGCTGGGGAGTAACTGATGACAGGTGTTCCATTCAGATGGGGAAAGCGACCTTCAGTCGTCGCACTGCCAAACTGAGCGCTTTGCAATTGTTTGCCGGCGCTTATTTGCTCTACGCCAAATATCTCGCCAGCCAGGATAGTGATGAAGGACTAACGGCGGCGTGCATGAAAATCATTGGCGAACGCCAATTGAAACGACCGCCAGTGAAACTCCCAGTTGCTCAAGCGAAAAGAAAAGAATTGCTGGAGAACATCGCTAGATCAGATGACTGGGCAATGGCATTCAGTCAAGCCGTACTCGCGAGGCTCGATGCCCGCGATCTGACAGTCTTTGTTCGAAGTTTGGATCTCTCTAAAATTTTTGTCGACCAGTCCGCTCACACGTTTCAAGTGGCGTTTATATGCAGAATTGTCGGCCTATTATCCTCTTGGAGTGACATCGAGGAATTTCTTGGAAGAGCCCGGCTTGCTGCGTCGGGTGACGTTTTCTCATCGATCCTCGACCTGCCTTGGGGCAAAGAAAACGCCGAGAGGTTAGTTCGCAGCGAGACGTCTCGCAAGGAGACGGGCACGGCGACGCAGCGATGGGTGGGGAGGCTGGCGGCCGAGACGCAGAACGAGGTGGGGAAAGTTTCAGAAGAGCAGGCGAATTCAACCCTATCCTCGGTGCAGTCTTCGTTTCGTACGCGTCAACTTAATGAGGTTCTTTCTGGGTGTTTTGAACTCTTGCTCAGCAACAGGCATACTGAGGAAGCCATGCAGTTGCTGATCGAGGCGTCAAGCTTCAAGCTTGAATTTTCTTCAGCTGCAATGCTCGCAGAGTTCGACTTCCGAACCGGAGATCTAAAATATAGAAGCCGAAACTTAGCGAGAATGATTACAGCCTTGCGCTATGTTTACCCGTTCAATGCTGAGAAATTTCTCTGGGCAGTAACTGCAAGAGCCGTCGTTTCTCCAGAAAGTATCTGGGAGACGATGGAGATTGCAGAGCGCATGAAGGCCGAATGCGATGTCGACAGCTTCGAAAATATCTTTCTCGCAATGATGCTGCTCGACAACGACATAACCCTTGGAAAGGCTAAGGGTTGGATTTCACTCGAGCGACCAGAGAAGGCACTTCCAATTCTGATCGATCTGCATACGGCCAGAGGAGAAACCGTACCCCTGCTTGTCGCGTTGAGCCAAGCTTACTCGTACTCAGGCGACTTCCTAAAGGCCCGCGAGATTTGTCTTCAGGGGCTCTCACGCTATGGTCATGTAAACCTCTTTAAGGAAGCCATGAGGGTCGCGATCACTTCGGGTGATATAGCTTGGGGAGAGGATTTGCTTGAAAGCGCTAAGGACCGGGGCGTAGCGGTTGGCGAGATATCCAGGAGGAAGATTTTCTACGGTGCAAGACGGATCCAAGAGGCCCTTCACTGCGCGAGAGAGATATCGCTGCATAAGGAAATCAATACGTATTATCCCGATCACTACATCGATCCTGATATGGCGGACGGCGATTTCCGCTCGGAAGACGTTTTTTTTCTAAACGTTTTCGGTCCCGGTGATGAGATACGGTATGCGCAGATATACGCAGATATTGCGGAAGACCCAGATTTCGGGCGCTATTCGATCGCGTGTGATCCGAGGCTGGAACAAATTTTGCAGCGATCGTTTCCGGGGGTGCATTTTGTTCCGGTCAATCGTGTTGCCCAGCGAAGTGCCGTTCGCGAGATCAGCCGATATTCGCGATTACCCTCTTTTGAGTTGTGCGAGATACTCGACAACAATGGTCATAGTCACCTGCTAAATTCGGATCGCGCCCTTCTAATTGTTGATTTATTGGCGAAGTACCGTCGGTCCTACGCGGATTTTCGCGGAGATAGTTTTTTGAGGGTGGACCGAACGAAATCTGAAAAGTTCCGGTGCAGGTTGCCGCAGGATCGTTTGCTGGTCGGCATAAGTTGGCGCAGCAGCATCTCGAAATTTTCCAGAAACCTCCATTACCTTCGGGTGGAGGAACTCGCCTCCGTTTTTGGAATTGATGGCGTGCAGTTCGTCAATCTTCAATACGACGAATGCAGGGAAGAACTTGCGTGGATCGAGGCTAGATTCCCGGGGAAGATAGTTGATTTTGCTGACCTTGACCAATTCAACGATTTCGACAGCGTGGCATCGCTCATGTCGGAACTGGATTTGGTCATCGCTCCGGCTACCACGGTCGCAGAGTTAGCCGGCGCCTGCGGTGTCAAGACTTGGCTCCTGTCAAATACGGTTGAACTTGATGGGCGAAAAGTTGATGAGGACAGCCTTGTCGACGTTTGGCACAGCAACATGACCCACGTCGAAGGTGCTATACGGGGCGATAAAATGTCCTTGGTCGCATCGCTTCACGATGCGCTCGTGGATTTCGTTAAAACACATCGAACTGCTCGCATAGGTGAAATGCGGTAA
- a CDS encoding AAC(3) family N-acetyltransferase, with product MDFSNIRRGSTVLLHSSFSRIHREHRWRPEQFIEKLFERLGGEGTLLLPLFNFDFPKGVAFDIRTTPSQMGALTEAGRLWPGAVRTGHPIYSFAVIGAKADLFSGVDNQSGYGDDSPFALLRQMDGDIAVLDLPDLHSMTFYHHVEEMLEVDYRFHKEFTGAYTGWDGVQREKTYSIFVRDLGRGVLTSVDRMGELLWDKGLYRGDRPKQASGLRVVSAAALYDEVASVIRDGKAREYLYDVE from the coding sequence ATGGATTTTTCTAACATTCGACGCGGTTCAACTGTACTGCTTCACAGTTCTTTTTCAAGAATTCATCGCGAGCATCGCTGGCGGCCGGAGCAATTCATCGAGAAGCTCTTTGAAAGACTCGGTGGCGAGGGAACCTTATTGCTGCCGCTATTCAACTTCGACTTTCCAAAGGGAGTGGCTTTCGATATCCGAACCACTCCTAGCCAAATGGGGGCACTTACAGAGGCGGGGAGACTTTGGCCAGGGGCGGTGCGCACCGGCCATCCAATCTATTCGTTTGCAGTCATCGGCGCCAAGGCCGATCTATTTAGCGGGGTCGATAACCAATCGGGCTACGGAGATGACTCCCCATTCGCACTGCTGCGGCAGATGGACGGCGATATCGCCGTCCTAGATCTTCCAGATCTGCATTCGATGACGTTCTACCATCACGTCGAGGAAATGCTCGAGGTCGATTATCGCTTTCACAAGGAGTTCACTGGCGCCTACACAGGGTGGGATGGCGTGCAGAGGGAGAAGACGTACTCGATTTTCGTCCGCGATTTGGGCCGCGGAGTTCTCACAAGCGTCGATCGAATGGGTGAATTGCTGTGGGACAAAGGACTGTACCGCGGCGATCGACCGAAACAAGCGTCTGGTCTGCGGGTAGTCTCAGCCGCCGCTCTCTATGACGAGGTCGCCTCCGTTATCCGGGACGGGAAAGCGAGGGAATACCTATACGATGTTGAGTGA
- a CDS encoding DUF4910 domain-containing protein: MLSDFKAPGNASVGEWCFSLAEELWPINRSLTGEGVRTTLARIKDELPALAVHEVPSGTAAFDWVVPDEWTVRGAFIEDETGNRVVDFQDNNLHLLGYSEPVDKWLDLEELQSHLYSQPDQPEAIPYVTSYYKRRWGFCLSEQQRHSLPPGRYRAFIDADLKPGVLNYGELLIPGETGKQIFLSTYVCHPSMANNELSGPVVTTAIAKWLLAQPALRYSYRIVFIPETIGSIVYLSRNLDELRSRVFAGFNVSCIGDDRCYSFLPSRAGNTPADVVAQHVLKHIDPDYKRYTWLDRGSDERQYCAPGADLPVATIMRSKYGQYPEYHTSLDRLGTVVTAQGLAGGFGALRAALSVLENDFVPLVTTTGEPQLGKRGLYPDLSQKGSGNSVRDMMNMISYCDGTRTLFQIAETIDVSFGRLLELAAPLLQEGLLISAVGETAERL; encoded by the coding sequence ATGTTGAGTGATTTCAAGGCTCCGGGTAATGCGTCTGTTGGCGAATGGTGTTTTTCTCTCGCTGAAGAATTGTGGCCCATAAACCGATCTCTGACCGGCGAAGGCGTTAGAACGACCTTGGCCCGCATCAAGGACGAATTGCCGGCCCTCGCTGTGCACGAGGTGCCTTCCGGCACGGCGGCTTTCGATTGGGTGGTGCCGGATGAATGGACTGTTCGCGGAGCGTTCATTGAGGATGAAACCGGCAATCGCGTAGTCGACTTCCAGGACAACAACCTTCACTTGCTGGGATATTCCGAGCCGGTCGACAAGTGGCTCGACTTGGAAGAATTGCAATCCCACCTGTATTCGCAACCTGATCAGCCCGAGGCGATCCCCTATGTGACGTCGTATTATAAGCGCCGATGGGGATTTTGCCTTTCGGAGCAGCAACGGCACAGCTTGCCGCCTGGAAGGTACCGCGCATTTATCGACGCTGATTTGAAGCCGGGCGTGCTGAACTATGGCGAACTGTTGATACCGGGAGAAACTGGGAAACAGATATTCCTCTCAACTTACGTCTGCCACCCGTCTATGGCAAACAACGAATTGTCAGGCCCGGTGGTCACAACAGCGATCGCCAAGTGGCTGCTAGCCCAGCCAGCCTTGCGGTACAGCTATCGGATCGTGTTCATTCCCGAGACGATCGGCTCTATTGTCTATCTGAGCCGCAATTTAGATGAGCTTCGGAGCCGGGTGTTTGCAGGCTTTAATGTCTCCTGCATTGGCGATGACCGCTGCTATTCGTTTCTGCCGTCTCGGGCGGGGAATACGCCTGCGGATGTCGTGGCGCAGCATGTGTTGAAGCACATCGATCCCGATTACAAACGCTACACCTGGCTGGATCGTGGAAGTGACGAAAGACAGTACTGCGCGCCTGGGGCGGATCTGCCAGTGGCAACGATCATGCGTTCCAAATATGGCCAGTATCCAGAGTACCATACGTCATTGGACCGCCTAGGCACCGTTGTTACTGCTCAAGGCTTGGCGGGCGGATTTGGGGCTCTGCGGGCGGCTCTGAGCGTTCTTGAGAACGATTTCGTCCCTCTCGTGACAACTACAGGAGAGCCGCAGCTTGGAAAGCGCGGACTGTACCCGGACCTTTCGCAAAAAGGTTCCGGTAATAGCGTCCGCGACATGATGAACATGATCTCGTATTGCGATGGGACGCGTACCTTGTTCCAAATAGCGGAAACCATTGATGTTTCCTTTGGCCGTCTCCTCGAGTTGGCGGCGCCACTCCTTCAGGAAGGTCTTTTGATCTCGGCTGTCGGCGAGACCGCAGAAAGGTTGTGA
- a CDS encoding exo-alpha-sialidase, protein MYRRASGHVVSFPGEICALFVEPDYASRSDEFVVVEHTDGIDHRDPNLCVTPTGRIVCTYTDADSAGGTLAELKAIYSDDGGSTWSAPVTFSSKFDARMYGAIKCVKHAAGCRLISSAYYFDTDDGTKKRVGYFYSDDDGLSWVEGTPVWTGTDASELSEMEIAWLSADIGFAAIRNSGVGLHWSVTADGGDNWSAPVRASWSRPADVAPSLDVIWSKGEPHLLLGYCDRQADQTIWRWAKATSLSTSADPMEANAAVASPSDMVGASGYQRTVMYPDGNMLFVEFKEYESVGGISAQMGTDVRLVLANPGGWISGT, encoded by the coding sequence ATGTATCGTCGAGCCTCAGGGCACGTAGTCTCTTTCCCGGGGGAGATTTGCGCTCTGTTTGTTGAGCCCGATTACGCGTCGAGATCCGATGAGTTTGTGGTAGTCGAACACACAGATGGGATCGATCATAGAGACCCGAACCTCTGTGTCACCCCGACAGGTAGGATTGTCTGCACTTATACAGACGCGGATAGTGCGGGCGGAACCCTTGCCGAGTTGAAGGCGATATATTCAGACGATGGGGGGAGCACATGGTCTGCCCCCGTAACGTTCTCATCGAAGTTCGATGCTCGAATGTATGGAGCGATCAAGTGCGTAAAGCACGCCGCCGGGTGTCGTTTGATCTCGTCGGCATACTACTTCGACACGGATGACGGGACGAAGAAGCGCGTTGGGTACTTTTATTCAGACGACGATGGTCTGTCTTGGGTGGAAGGGACGCCTGTCTGGACCGGTACAGATGCCAGCGAGCTTTCGGAGATGGAGATCGCGTGGCTCAGCGCGGACATCGGTTTTGCTGCGATCCGGAATTCTGGCGTCGGTCTTCACTGGTCCGTCACTGCGGATGGAGGAGACAATTGGTCGGCGCCGGTTCGAGCCTCGTGGAGCAGGCCTGCTGACGTGGCGCCGTCACTGGATGTGATATGGTCCAAAGGAGAACCGCACCTTTTGCTTGGTTATTGTGATCGTCAGGCAGATCAGACGATCTGGCGATGGGCAAAAGCGACAAGCCTATCCACGAGTGCAGACCCGATGGAAGCCAACGCGGCAGTTGCGTCGCCATCGGACATGGTGGGTGCATCAGGTTACCAACGGACTGTAATGTACCCAGACGGGAATATGCTGTTCGTAGAGTTCAAGGAATACGAATCCGTCGGGGGCATCAGCGCACAAATGGGAACAGACGTTCGTTTAGTGCTGGCGAACCCTGGCGGCTGGATCTCTGGAACCTGA
- a CDS encoding tetratricopeptide repeat protein has product MTEQDRARAALSAEINPGATDLCIHFTARNGAAGQFNRFPTPPGSSNIYVNSIKPNWYLDGLPGRDGIDGTVGELRERIDQSKAKRITTIGSSMGAWGASYYAPMIGANTAILFGPELSLNCFGGFSAADLTKRTPLPTIKAGGECRYVTVAGGLSPSDLACSINFFNDDHSNCFIIPRMAHGTSAELSNLGLLDRIIAELVEGRSAILDMLQHPQIDQLVPLFYGRDYDFTVLLEYVRFHVRKAGYGRMVLRIAEDLVARRLPKEAAFLLEDAHPSVSANIEARALLLKCAQATKQHDRAVSLADGLLPSREHRQMALWAKGLALESLGRNDEARQAFQLICDEHRENDLFVKAVAKLDPPQPQPEEVGAAPKTGNWVQRLLKLVRNHQDRADATA; this is encoded by the coding sequence ATGACGGAACAAGACCGAGCTCGGGCAGCACTCAGCGCTGAAATCAATCCAGGCGCAACCGATCTTTGCATCCACTTCACCGCCCGAAACGGGGCGGCGGGACAGTTCAACAGATTCCCCACTCCTCCCGGATCCTCGAACATCTACGTAAACTCGATCAAGCCGAACTGGTATCTTGACGGGCTGCCGGGGCGCGACGGCATCGATGGAACCGTAGGCGAGTTACGAGAGCGGATCGATCAGTCAAAGGCGAAGCGGATCACCACAATAGGTAGTTCTATGGGTGCGTGGGGTGCCTCGTACTATGCGCCGATGATAGGAGCAAATACCGCCATTCTGTTTGGGCCCGAACTTTCACTCAACTGCTTCGGTGGCTTCTCTGCTGCGGACCTCACCAAACGAACGCCCCTGCCTACGATCAAGGCAGGAGGAGAATGCCGGTACGTCACCGTTGCCGGCGGTCTTTCCCCATCCGATCTCGCTTGCTCGATAAACTTTTTCAACGACGACCACAGCAACTGTTTCATCATCCCCAGGATGGCGCATGGGACCAGTGCCGAACTTAGCAACCTCGGTCTGCTGGATCGTATCATTGCCGAGCTCGTCGAGGGGCGATCGGCCATTCTCGACATGTTACAGCATCCACAAATCGACCAGCTCGTTCCGCTGTTCTACGGCAGGGACTATGATTTCACCGTCCTCTTAGAGTACGTCCGGTTTCATGTCAGAAAGGCCGGCTATGGCCGGATGGTTCTGCGCATTGCCGAAGACTTGGTCGCGAGAAGATTGCCAAAGGAGGCGGCCTTTCTTTTGGAAGACGCCCATCCGAGCGTATCCGCCAACATCGAGGCAAGGGCTCTGCTCCTCAAATGCGCCCAAGCGACGAAGCAACATGATCGGGCGGTTTCCCTGGCAGACGGACTTCTTCCGAGCAGAGAGCACCGGCAGATGGCTCTGTGGGCGAAAGGGCTGGCGCTGGAAAGCCTTGGCCGGAATGACGAAGCTCGACAGGCTTTCCAGTTGATATGCGACGAACACCGCGAGAACGATTTGTTCGTTAAAGCTGTCGCCAAGCTGGATCCGCCGCAACCACAGCCAGAAGAGGTAGGCGCCGCACCCAAGACAGGAAATTGGGTTCAGCGGCTGTTGAAGCTGGTCAGAAATCACCAAGACAGGGCCGATGCCACAGCATGA
- a CDS encoding GDSL-type esterase/lipase family protein — MSFNFTALFFAALAFGSTAHGHETPCDAIQVAVSTTPVIEQSPGKLKAAIEAGIANAPDVDVMVAGDSLAAGWQEFADRDLPGRRAHWFGVRGERTQEFLWRLQHHSPDISPRHIILIIGTNNLSDRTATACGIAAGIFAAVASIEDRWPTAAVTLVPILPRGNGYAFRKNDRAFINAALRRRFIDHTPVRVLDLDEHVLTCGGKMTGCRNYVKDNLHLSGEGYRFLASSVPKL, encoded by the coding sequence ATGTCGTTTAACTTCACTGCGCTGTTTTTTGCTGCACTGGCCTTTGGCTCGACCGCGCACGGACATGAAACACCGTGCGACGCCATTCAGGTCGCGGTTTCCACCACGCCTGTGATTGAGCAGAGTCCCGGAAAGCTAAAGGCTGCGATCGAGGCAGGTATTGCGAACGCTCCCGACGTCGATGTCATGGTGGCGGGAGATTCCTTGGCTGCTGGCTGGCAGGAATTCGCTGATAGAGACCTCCCCGGTCGCAGGGCTCACTGGTTCGGCGTCAGGGGAGAAAGAACGCAGGAATTTCTATGGCGCCTGCAACACCACTCCCCAGACATTTCCCCGCGGCACATCATTCTCATTATCGGCACGAACAACCTGTCAGACAGGACGGCCACCGCCTGTGGGATAGCGGCTGGCATATTCGCTGCCGTCGCTTCGATCGAAGACAGGTGGCCCACAGCCGCAGTCACTCTCGTGCCAATCCTTCCCAGAGGGAACGGCTACGCCTTCAGGAAGAATGATAGAGCCTTCATCAATGCGGCGTTGCGACGCCGGTTTATCGATCATACGCCTGTGCGCGTTCTGGATTTGGATGAGCATGTCCTTACATGCGGCGGCAAGATGACCGGCTGCCGGAACTACGTGAAGGATAACCTCCATCTCAGCGGTGAGGGTTACCGGTTCTTGGCCTCAAGTGTGCCGAAACTATAG
- a CDS encoding family 1 glycosylhydrolase has protein sequence MADAEIEPFPTRSCWDLSQAPQDKRGWQSRDTGKAFADGAGHVVEKLSDRARHFFTINEFRSFADFGHDSAEIKVRDGGVHVELAPGGQARSWSAQTGPCPFSPTGWRCRPSRQ, from the coding sequence CTGGCGGACGCTGAGATCGAGCCGTTCCCGACGCGCAGTTGCTGGGACCTGTCGCAGGCGCCGCAGGACAAGCGCGGCTGGCAGTCACGCGACACGGGCAAGGCGTTCGCAGACGGTGCTGGCCACGTGGTTGAGAAGCTTAGCGACCGCGCGCGCCACTTCTTCACGATCAACGAGTTCCGCTCGTTCGCGGACTTTGGCCACGACAGCGCCGAAATCAAAGTGCGGGACGGCGGCGTCCACGTCGAGCTCGCCCCGGGGGGTCAAGCTCGATCCTGGTCTGCTCAAACAGGTCCATGCCCATTCTCGCCCACGGGATGGCGGTGCAGACCATCCAGGCAATAG
- a CDS encoding right-handed parallel beta-helix repeat-containing protein: MMHPTKTISLFLASLALASCQSDLAMVANAAFSEPPRPPIEQQPVSEQPAVPPAPAPDKTEPKPACGADVHAKLKAPGTNAVALDCSIRLSPTDVVTHPLVFEGATASGSVLDCGGGTIDVSAGTSRKQKTAVVVRSSKAGSGAWSAPSNVTIRNCRINGFVRVYGLGENANGEIMKASSLNANHTAFAQASAPKNVRLENVTFNAPAGIPLYIGPGVTGAALVDSRINGKSTSVAVYLDAESANNTISNNVFAISTESRELIAIDGSANNRIANNTFEHPENGGIFVYRNCGEGGVIRHQKPEFNQITSNTFRYGSTFPTQPAVWLNSRNGNRSYCSDEPASPFGSSASNLDFAQHNIVRNNKLKDGSESLIRNDDPTNDIGANVVTGG, encoded by the coding sequence ATGATGCATCCAACAAAGACCATAAGCCTTTTCCTGGCAAGCCTGGCCCTGGCGAGTTGCCAAAGCGATCTGGCGATGGTGGCCAACGCTGCCTTCAGTGAGCCGCCCAGGCCTCCGATCGAGCAGCAACCCGTCTCCGAGCAGCCGGCGGTCCCGCCCGCGCCGGCCCCGGACAAAACGGAGCCAAAGCCCGCCTGCGGCGCTGACGTGCATGCCAAGCTGAAGGCCCCCGGTACGAATGCCGTTGCGCTCGATTGCAGCATCCGCCTTTCACCGACAGACGTCGTCACCCATCCCCTCGTCTTCGAAGGCGCCACCGCCTCCGGATCTGTCCTCGATTGCGGCGGAGGAACCATCGATGTCAGCGCCGGCACATCCCGGAAGCAGAAAACGGCGGTTGTCGTTCGGTCCAGCAAGGCCGGCTCCGGCGCGTGGTCAGCGCCATCGAACGTCACGATCCGCAACTGCAGGATCAACGGCTTCGTACGCGTCTATGGGCTTGGGGAGAACGCCAATGGCGAGATCATGAAGGCATCTTCGCTGAACGCCAACCACACGGCATTCGCACAAGCCTCGGCCCCGAAGAACGTCCGCCTGGAAAATGTGACCTTTAATGCGCCAGCCGGCATACCGCTTTACATTGGACCCGGGGTGACCGGGGCGGCCCTCGTCGACTCGCGAATTAACGGCAAGTCGACGTCCGTCGCGGTTTATCTCGACGCGGAATCCGCCAACAACACGATCAGCAACAATGTCTTCGCAATCTCGACGGAAAGCCGGGAACTGATCGCCATCGACGGCTCGGCGAACAACAGGATTGCCAACAACACATTCGAACACCCCGAGAACGGCGGAATATTCGTCTATCGCAACTGCGGAGAAGGCGGTGTCATCCGCCATCAGAAACCTGAGTTCAATCAGATCACCAGCAACACATTCCGCTACGGATCGACTTTCCCGACCCAGCCGGCTGTCTGGCTGAACTCCCGCAACGGCAACCGAAGCTACTGCTCCGACGAGCCGGCTTCTCCCTTCGGCAGCAGCGCCAGCAATCTCGACTTCGCCCAGCACAACATAGTGCGCAACAACAAGCTCAAGGACGGCTCAGAAAGCCTCATCCGAAATGATGATCCTACGAACGATATCGGGGCGAATGTGGTGACTGGCGGGTGA
- a CDS encoding DUF1127 domain-containing protein encodes MNDTPILALARHQAAGTGTPVGPAEVSRRHYSLATLRSTIATWDKRMRFRWDLEQKSRANPHLIDDIGLTRDEVEAEIAKPFWRR; translated from the coding sequence ATGAACGATACTCCCATCCTTGCGTTGGCCCGGCATCAGGCAGCGGGAACGGGAACGCCCGTGGGGCCGGCGGAAGTGTCGCGTCGGCACTACAGCCTCGCGACCCTACGAAGCACTATCGCGACCTGGGACAAGCGGATGCGTTTTCGCTGGGACCTTGAGCAAAAGTCGCGGGCCAATCCCCATTTGATCGACGATATCGGTCTGACGAGAGATGAGGTCGAGGCAGAGATCGCCAAGCCCTTCTGGCGGCGATAA